One genomic window of Centroberyx gerrardi isolate f3 chromosome 15, fCenGer3.hap1.cur.20231027, whole genome shotgun sequence includes the following:
- the dlg5a gene encoding disks large homolog 5a isoform X3 has product MEPKHKELLDQCHQNLLESITDADRLIELLIVSGTLSQLDRFELDQNCSSSAEKVDHLLKMLMNKESDHFLDLCVALEKAYPDPYPDLYSALFSNNGGGPVDHSTGSTYSVLSTMPSDSESSSSLSSVGSPVNGEASSPPPAMNDNRPSGDNLDTILFQLRQVTRERDELRKRLALASPGTTFDDCRPNSKASHDYERLKSQCMRAMADLQSLQNQHTKTLKRCEEAVKEADFYHMLHSRVLSEQSQLKEEMEALRRDNAQLVREHNHLKQNCEELKRLHSEDQKEVADLRLQQQQVMREKGSSEVLNKLYDTAMDKLEGVKKEYDALSKRYSEKVANHNTDLSRLEQAEEENRRLQKQMDALLKQRDSAMHYQQQYSTSMRRFDSVQQELNKSSAQNKELQREMERLQSEVTRYKNFQLKAAKDCEKYKEERDSVFNEYRLIMSERDQVIKELDKLQTELEAAEARLKNTSSERVVASEELEALRQELNSSLVDRDRAICERNELLEKYCHEVKDKAEAQKELSQACKDIETVREERDVARKERTEAIIQRDQLLREYYQARQKQDSATLDMERANKEIEMLRKQYEAMSQELKEATQEAEVAKCRRDWAFQERDKIVAERESIRTLCDNLRRERDRAVSDLADALRNLDDMRKQKNDASRELKELKEKMESQLEKEARFCQLMAHSSHDSAIDTDSLEWETEVVEFEKDRDDMDLKALGFDIAEGVNDPYLPGDCGIFVTRVDKGSIADGRLRVNDWLLKINDIDLTNKDRKQVVKAVLNGGGLINMVVRRRKSLGGRLVTPVHINLMGHKDSGIGLESGVFVTAIVQGSPAAREGSLTVGDRLIAINGIALDNKSVTECEALLRNCRDSISLSLMKFFPHSTSGQNIFESLRESSEKSNGRVHLSEVHSRNSRNLKHNSSTQTDIFCPDVGSASTSSISGERRKVRGEADEVGVYGDIRKPFSTGSLHATSLRPASDLGTGRYGPSAFQECCPYTKAPSSLPYDPVSPSDCITVETTLEKKHSGGTWPKVMVGGMSVAPDNTSPVTAATQLSIYKSPKQRKSIFDPDTFKRPETPSSKMEYMAANQIAAVAAAAASHSPQPSKTESLSSSSTPTPPTPPTRSDSFKFKHKHQSSSASDCTITSDGKGEAAISMAVGESRERSERERDRNGNHYFLDGKVLTSRKSCDEDIGRTRGEEPEVKRPRPKSAPALRRRMTPQTITLPTFQSYSNDEHSPEPRDMLRSSPNRSHRHSVGFVPTVYNGTLPPNSAHRGLAPCPAVTAVMRNPVYTVRSHRVHTSNCPSVASQICHQHTHTSPQHQGRLSLDLSQQKRAGDYSESSSSSRSSRASHGSSNNVQYRTERIKIPSTPRYPRSMLGSDRGSLSHSECSSPSLITPPQSPLNLETSSFASSQSQGSISTLPRISVSPVPIGERRKDRPYLEEPRNVIVHKGAEPLGISIVSGENGGIFVSKVTGGSIAHQAGLEYGDQLLEYNGINLRNATEQQARLIIGQQCDTITIMAQYNPHMYQLGNHSRSSSRLEPVSTQSTPQGSGATTPDNHSTIDTLSEQDEGTLTPSSKQTTPTTSPNSFIRMPSESSRKVGEPRLVTVRRPGVEVGVTLCGGNLRGVYIDSLEEDSPARGPDGLLPGDLILEYNSVNMKNKTAEEVYVEMLKPAETVTLKVQHRPDDFNMLKDTPGDGFYIRALYDRVGEGEGDLSFKKDDILYVDESLPKGSFGTWMAWQLDENAQQIQRGQIPSKYMMDQEFYRRHSVTEMKEDGGSSKTLSAAARRSFFRRKQKHKRSSSKDSKEMVALDAISTDSIPFLDDCVSLAYQRVQKVECTSPRPVLILGPLTDPVKDMLVKESPGKFCRCVLEVMKASQQAIERGVKDCLFIDYKRRSGHFDVTTVASIKEITEKDCHCLLDIAPHAIERLHSVHIYPIVVFIRYKNAKQIKEQKDPVYLRDKVSQKHSKEQFESAQKIEQEYSKFFTGIVQGGTLPYICTQIMTIVDQEQSKVLWTPLGCP; this is encoded by the exons GTTCCACATACAGCGTTCTCTCCACCATGCCCTCCGACTCAGAAAGCAGCAGCTCCCTCAGTAGTGTCG GTTCGCCCGTTAACGGTGAAGCGTCCTCCCCGCCCCCGGCCATGAACGACAACCGGCCATCCGGTGACAACCTGGACACCATCTTGTTCCAGCTCCGCCAAGTCACCCGGGAGAGGGACGAGCTCCGTAAGCGCCTGGCGCTGGCATCGCCCGGGACCACCTTCGACGACTGCAG GCCAAATTCCAAAGCCAGCCACGACTATGAGCGTCTGAAAAGCCAGTGCATGAGGGCCATGGCAGACCTGCAGTCGCTCCAGaaccaacacaccaaaacactcaAGAGGTGCGAGGAGGCTGTTAAAGAGGCAGACTTCTACCA CATGCTGCACAGCCGGGTGCTGAGCGAACAGTCGCagctgaaggaggagatggaggcgcTCAGGAGGGACAACGCCCAGCTGGTCAGAGAGCACAACCACCTGAAACAGAACTGCGAGGAGCTCAAGAGACTGCACAGTGAAGACCAGAAAGAGGTGGCGGACCTCCGGCTGCAGCAACAACAG GTAATGAGGGAGAAAGGCTCATCGGAGGTGCTGAACAAGCTGTACGACACGGCCATGGACAAGCTGGAGGGCGTGAAGAAGGAGTACGACGCCCTGAGCAAGCGCTACAGTGAGAAGGTGGCCAACCATAACACGGACCTGAGCCGCctggagcaggcagaggaggagaaccGGCGGCTGCAGAAGCAGATGGATGCACTGCTCAAACAGCGCGACTCGGCCATGCACTACCAGCAGCAGTACTCCACCTCAATGAGGAG GTTTGATTCAGTGCAGCAGGAGCTGAACAAGTCGTCGGCCCAGAACAAGGAGCTGCAGAGGGAGATGGAGCGGCTGCAGTCAGAGGTGACGCGCTACAAGAACTTCCAGCTGAAGGCGGCCAAGGACTGCGAGAAGTACAAGGAGGAGCGGGACTCGGTGTTCAATGAGTATCGTCTCATCATGAGCGAGAGGGACCAGGTGATCAAGGAGCTGGACAAGCTGCAGACGGAGCTGGAGGCTGCCGAGGCCCGACTCAAAAACACCTCCTCAGAGAGGGTGGTGGCCAGCGAAGAGCTGGAGGCGCTCAGACAG GAGTTGAACTCGTCACTGGTGGACCGCGACAGGGCAATCTGCGAGAGGAACGAGCTGCTGGAGAAGTACTGCCACGAGGTGAAGGACAAGGCCGAGGCCCAGAAGGAGCTGAGCCAGGCCTGCAAGGACATCGAGACGGTCCGGGAGGAGAGGGACGTGGCCCgcaaggagaggacagaggccATCATCCAAAGGGATCAGCTGCTCCGAGAGTACTACCAGGCCAGACAG AAACAAGACTCTGCCACACTGGACATGGAGCGGGCCAACAAGGAGATTGAGATGCTGAGGAAACAGTATGAGGCCATGTCCCAGGAGCTGAAGGAGGCCACACAGGAGGCTGAGGTGGCCAAATGTCGACGGGACTGGGCCTTCCAGGAGAGGGACAAGATAGTGGCCGAGAGGGAGAGCATTCG GACTCTGTGTGATAACCTGCGAAGGGAAAGGGACCGGGCAGTCAGTGATCTGGCCGATGCCCTGCGCAATCTGGACGACATGAGAAAGCAGAAAAACGACGCATCGCGAGAGCTCAAAGAGCTGAA ggagaagatggagagccAGCTGGAGAAGGAGGCCCGGTTCTGTCAGCTAATGGCCCACAGCTCTCACGACTCGGCCATCGACACAGACTCCCTGGAGTGGGAGACGGAGGTGGTGGAGTTTGAGAAAGACAGG GATGACATGGATTTGAAGGCACTTGGGTTTGATATCGCTGAGGGGGTAAATGATCCGTATTTACCAGGAGATTGTGGAATATTTGTTACAAGGGTGGACAAAGGAAGTATTGCAGATGGAAGATTAAG agtGAATGATTGGTTGTTGAAGATTAATGACATCGACCTGACCAATAAGGACAGGAAGCAAGTGGTGAAGGCGGTGCTTAACGGCGGAGGCTTGATCAACATGGTGGTACGAAGGAGAAAGTCCCTGGGAGGAAGACTGGTCACTCCTGTCCATATCAACCTCATGGGACACAAAG ACAGTGGTATTGGTCTGGAGAGCGGGGTGTTTGTTACTGCCATCGTCCAAGGCAGTCCGGCAGCCAGGGAAGGCTCTCTGACAGTTGGAGACAGACTGATCGCT ATAAATGGTATTGCTCTGGATAACAAATCCGTAACGGAGTGCGAAGCTCTGCTGAGGAACTGCAGGGACTCTATCAGCCTCTCTCTTATGAAG TTCTTCCCTCACAGCACGTCGGGCCAGAACATCTTCGAGAGCCTGCGCGAGTCATCGGAGAAGTCCAACGGGCGCGTTCACCTGTCCGAGGTTCACTCCCGGAACAGCCGCAACCTCAAACACAACAGCTCCACGCAGACTGACATCTTCTGCCCCGATGTTGGCAGCGCCAGCACCAGTAGCATCTccggggagaggaggaaggtcaGAGGTGAAGCCGATGAGGTGGGGGTGTACGGGGACATCAGGAAGCCCTTCTCCACAGGCTCCCTCCACGCCACTAGCCTCCGGCCCGCCTCTGACTTGGGTACTGGCCGCTATGGCCCCAGCGCCTTCCAAGAGTGCTGCCCCTACACCAAGGCTCCTTCCTCCTTGCCCTATGACCCCGTCTCTCCCTCAGACTGCATCACCGTGGAGACCACCCTGGAGAAGAAGCACAGCGGCGGCACGTGGCCAAAGGTAATGGTGGGGGGCATGTCCGTAGCGCCAGATAACACCAGTCCAGTCACAGCAGCAACCCAGCTGTCCATCTACAAATCGCCCAAGCAGAGGAAGTCCATCTTTGACCCAGACACCTTCAAACGGCCCGAAACGCCCTCCTCGAAGATGGAGTACATGGCGGCCAATCAGATAGCGGCTGTAGCTGCTGCAGCGGCTTCCCACTCCCCACAGCCTTCGAAGACAgagtccctctcctcctcatccacccccacccctcctacCCCACCCACTCGCAGCGACTCCTTTAaattcaaacacaaacatcaaagCAGTTCCGCCTCCGACTGCACCATCACCTCGGACGGCAAGGGAGAGGCCGCCATCTCCATGGCAGtaggagagagtagagagaggagCGAGCGGGAAAGGGACAGGAATGGAAACCACTACTTCCTGGACGGCAAGGTCCTGACCTCAAGGAAGTCATGTGACGAGGACATCGGCCGAACCAGAGGCGAGGAACCAGAAGTGAAGAGACCGCGGCCTAAATCTGCCCCCGCCCTCCGACGCAGGATGACTCCCCAGACTATCACCCTCCCCACCTTCCAG AGCTACTCCAATGATGAGCATTCTCCAGAGCCCAGAGACATGCTGCGCTCCTCCCCCAACCGCTCCCACAGGCACAGCGTAGGCTTCGTCCCCACAGTCTACAATGGCACCCTACCTCCTA ATTCAGCCCACCGGGGTCTGGCTCCTTGCCCTGCCGTGACGGCCGTGATGAGGAACCCAGTGTACACAGTGCGCAGTCACCGCGTTCACACTAGCAACTGTCCCTCTGTCGCCTCCCAGATCTGCCACCAGCACACCCACACCAG CCCGCAGCACCAGGGTCGCCTGAGCCTGGACCTGAGCCAGCAGAAGCGTGCAGGCGACTACTCTGAATCGTCGTCCTCGTCACGCAGCAGCAGAGCTTCACACG GTTCTTCCAATAACGTCCAGTACCGCACAGAGAGGATCAAAATCCCCTCCACTCCCCGCTACCCTCGCTCCATGCTGGGCTCAGACAGAG GCTCTCTGTCCCACTCAGAGTGCAGCAGCCCCAGCCTCATCACTCCTCCTCAATCACCACTCAATCTGGAGACTTCCTCCTTTGCCAGTAGCCAATCACAGGGCTCCATTTCCACGTTACCCCGGATCTCCGTTAGCCCTGTGCCCATAGGGGAGCGCAGGAAAGACAG GCCGTACTTGGAGGAGCCTCGCAACGTCATCGTGCACAAAGGAGCGGAGCCTCTGGGCATCTCCATCGTCAGCGGGGAGAATGGCGGGATCTTTGTCTCTAAAGTTACCGGTGGAAGCATCGCTCATCAGGCAGGGCTGGAGTATGGAGACCAGTTGCTGGAG TACAATGGCATCAACCTGCGGAACGCTACAGAGCAGCAAGCTCGTCTGATCATCGGCCAGCAGTGTGACACCATCACCATCATGGCCCAGTACAACCCGCACATGTACCAGCTGGGCAACCACTCACGCTCCAG CTCCCGCCTGGAGCCAGTCAGTACTCAGTCCACGCCCCAGGGGAGCGGGGCCACCACCCCCGACAATCACTCCACCATCGACACACTCAGCGAACAGGACGAGGGCaccctcactccctcctccaAGCAGaccacccccaccaccagcCCCAACAGCTTCATCAG AATGCCCTCTGAGAGCAGCAGGAAAGTGGGCGAGCCGCGGCTGGTGACGGTGCGGAGGCccggggtggaggtgggagtcACGCTCTGCGGAGGGAACCTGCGGGGCGTCTACATAGACAGCCTGGAGGAGGACAGTCCTGCCAGGGGCCCTGATGGGCTGCTGCCTGGAGACCTCATCCTGGAG TATAATTCGGTGAATATGAAGAATAAGACGGCAGAGGAGGTGTATGTTGAGATGCTGAAGCCTGCAGAGACGGTCACTCTCAAGGTGCAGCATCGCCCAGATGACTTCAACATGCTCAAAGACACTCCAGGAGACGGCTTTTATATTag AGCACTTTACGACCGGgtcggggagggggagggggaccTCAGTTTTAAGAAGGATGACATCCTGTACGTGGATGAGTCTTTACCAAAGGGCAGCTTTGGGACCTGGATGGCCTGGCAACTGGATGAGAACGCACAGCAGATCCAGAGGGGCCAGATCCCCAGCAAGTACAT gaTGGACCAGGAGTTTTACCGCAGACACAGTGTGACGGAAATGAAGGAAGACGGCGGCTCCAGTAAGACTCTCTCCGCAGCGGCCCGCAGATCCTTCTTCAGgaggaaacagaaacacaaacgcAGCAGTTCCAAAGACAGCAAAGAGATGGTGGCTCTGGACGCCATCAGCACAGACTCCATCCCCTTCCTAGATG actgtgtgAGCCTGGCCTACCAGCGGGTCCAGAAGGTGGAGTGCACATCTCCCCGACCGGTACTCATCCTCGGGCCGCTCACCGACCCGGTCAAGGACATGCTGGTCAAAGAGTCTCCTGGGAAGTTCTGCAGATGTGTACTGG AGGTGATGAAGGCGTCTCAGCAAGCCATCGAGCGCGGCGTCAAAGACTGCCTCTTCATCGACTACAAACGCAGGagcggccattttgatgtgACCACTGTTGCTTCCATAAAGGAAATAACAGAAAAG GACTGTCACTGTTTGCTTGACATTGCCCCACACGCCATTGAAAGGCTCCACAGCGTTCACATCTATCCAATTGTTGTCTTCATCCGCTACAAAAATGCCAAGCAAATCAA GGAGCAGAAAGATCCGGTGTATCTGCGGGACAAAGTATCTCAAAAACATTCCAAGGAGCAGTTTGAAAGTGCACAGAAGATAGAGCAAGAGTACAGCAAATTCTTCACAG GTATTGTCCAGGGTGGCACCCTCCCCTACATTTGCACTCAGATCATGACTATAGTTGATCAAGAACAAAGTAAAGTCCTGTGGACTCCACTCGGCTGCCCCTAG